The sequence below is a genomic window from Cryptosporidium parvum Iowa II chromosome 6, whole genome shotgun sequence.
acaaaaattaaacttTTGCCCCTCCTTGCCGGATTATTGGTTAGATTtgttaatttatatatttttttttaataattttttgattattagTTGTAAAACAGATTTTTTGAAGCAAggatattattactttttgtTAAGTTTTGATTAGAATAGGCCTTCCATAAAATTGGCTGTAAATAAGGCAGTTGGAAGCTCTAAAtagaaatttaatttccaAGACTATAAGATAATGTGATTTTGAATGACCTTTCTGAATTTCACGTAATAGATtgctttttttattaaaaaaacttcaacaaataaattgaaCATTCTCTGCCGCCAAATTCAaccattaattattgaaaaatattcaaatttgaataaatctCATATTTTTGCGATTTTTTGCAAACAAAACCACATAATTTTAACATTCTGCTCTGACCTTCATCTTTGTCCACAAATTTTAGCATGTTTTAGTGGCATATACCGGTGTTTTGACATTCAGGCGTTTCCCGCCTAAATTCGTATGTAAATTGGCCGCTAGCATGAAAAAAGCATGTAAAACAATGTGGGtacatgcaaaaaaaacatggaaattaagaaaataaCACAAATGCAGCAGGATGAGATTTTTCAAGAGAATTTGGAACTATTTTTAAGGAACTGTGAGTTGAATAGAGAGGTGGGATGGAGGGAGGTTGAAAACACGGATTTACTAGTCCGTTTGAATGATTATAAAGAGAATCAGAAGAGTTTGGAGCTTTTTATAAAGAAGCTAAAAGAAGATGAGATTGACTCATGCTTAGGAGAAATTTCGGCAAAAAGTCAGCTTAAAGAGTCTCAGAAGATAGTGAGAAGCTTGGAAAAATACAACGAATATTTAAAGGCTATGCTACGTAAGTATATGAATGCTGGTTGCCacataaataaaattttgaatggGGAAAAGATAACTTCGGAAGGATcattagaaaatgaatctGAGGACGAATTCAGagagaatttgaagaaatgtCTGAACATACTGGAACTGCTTTCGATGGATATTGAGGAGCAAGTCAAGTATAAGGACAAGTACAAAGCATTGAAGACAGAAAACAAAGATTTAAAAGGTAGAATTGAGAAGTTGACTAGGGTTAAGCCAAGCAAAAAGGTGAGAATGGAGGTTTCTCTGACAATAATTGAACCATTTGAGTttgataaagaattaatcaAAGATACCCAAATAGTTGAGGATGTTTTTGAGCAGATAAAAAACGACCCTGTGGATAAAAGTCTGGAGGAAGAAGATATTGATAACaaagaaattgatattaGTTATGAAGTTGAATGTTTGAATTACCTAATAAAACAACATAAGAAGGAAAATTTCGAGCTTAAGCAAAAAATTTTCGAGTATGAATTCAAAGATAACAAACTTGACGTGGAAGCACTAATAGAGTCAAAACTTATGGATAAGCAAAGGGAACTAGATGAGTTGGAAGAAGAGTACTCAAATTGGGTAATTAGACTTCAGGGAGAGAATTCTGAGCTAAGAAAAGTAATTGAAATCCAAGAAAAGAAACAATCagaatttattgataaCTTTACCAAAAAAAGCCAAGAGAAAGCAAAAGAAATGCAAAATATGCAGTTAAAGTTGGTAGAGAATTACGAGGAGAGGCTTAGAGAAAAGAATGAAGAGTTGAGGAAGCTAAGAGGAGAAAATATACAAGGAGAAAAGGATAGTATAGAAATAGAGTCTctaaacaaaataattaagaGTCTCGAGGAAAAATTAGTTTCTATTTCCAGTGAGAGGCATCGTTTATCATTAGAACTTGAAAAAACAGCTAAAGATCTCAAAGATACCGATAAGAGACTAGTTTTGagtgaagaagaaataaagaaaagagaaaaagaatttgattctCTAAAAGCTGAGCAGGAAAAAATCCTTGAAGAATATTACCATGAAAAGAAGTTGCACCAGAAGTTCGAACAAGATGCTCACTCACTAAAAAAGGAGCTCGATAATGTACTCAGTGATATGTACAAGAATCAAAAGAAAACTAGATCTGGAATTGTTGGCGATTCCATTGATAGCGACAAAATTTCTTCGATTGAAGCTGTTATTAAGCATTGCAAAGAACTTGAAGGTAAAGTTGAAGAATTAGGTTGCGAATTAGATCAACTTAAAAGTGGGAAATCTGTCACTTATACAAATTCAAGTCATAATAATGCAGAAATTGAAACTCTATTTGATCAGGTACAAAGCCTCAGGAAAGAACGTGAACAACTTAAAAAAGACATTAGGCAGAGAGATTGGGCCAAAGTCGAAGTTGAAATTCTTCATAAGCGTATTACCGAGGAAATTGATCAACTCAAGAGGGATAACACTCGACTAATGCTTGAAAATCTCAGATTAAGAGATTCTGGCGGAATCCAGATTTCTCAAAGGCagaatttcttgaattcaaacaatgaaaatattcaagcCAATAGTACGAGATCATCCATTTCGGGTGACAAGCAGGAATTACTAAATAAAGGCACTGAGACGAACCCTTCAAATCTTGAAGAAACTaatcataataattcaaacgTTTCTGTTTCTAGAAACAGTATTCAATCTATACTTAATCTAAAGGCTCCTAGAAGGCCTAGTTTACTAGTTCAACAAAGGAACTACTCCGAAAAATAGTCAATAATGTACTGTCAAATATAGTTCATCCTCCAAAAATAAGTAATTTCAGACAAATTATGTTAAATCCCTAAATCTACATTTATCtaagaaatataattagtgaatattaatttattaatttataatctTTATGGTTTAGAGAATCTTGCAAATATTTCGCGCCATTTCCTTTTAAtgtttaaaaaataaatattttgaaattatttaactCAATTGTTCATTAAAAATCAAACTCTTACAAGAATTAAGGTAAGAAGAGCTAAACAATTATAAATATCTGTTTTAATTACTAGAAACTTTAATTGATATTTGAAAGCTCCATAtccaaaaaagaaaagttgAATGCAAGATCTAAAAAAAAGCCAAAGCAAGTAAATTAGTGTTATAAACTATTCTAGGTGCTTTCTTAAAGATAGCTCTTAATGGAGATAATcagaaatataattaacATATATCTTAAAAAGTTCTTGCAGCTTGAGGATCTTAAGTGGGACATCAACCAAGGACTACAAGTTGACCATGTTAGGGCAAACTCACAGAGTATCAATAAACAATTCGAAGAAAAAGGTATTCccattcaaatatataatgGAACTTTAGATTCAATAAAGATTACTTACTCTCCTACAAACGGAACATTTCAAATAcatataaaagaaattaatgcTCAAATCAAGCCTAGGGTACTTTCTACTGTCGGAAAAAAGATCCAGCAAGGAATTGTTAACATTATTCTGGATGAGGACCCCattgaatttattgattcCTACTCATACATCAGAGATCTACCCATATCATACCTAGAACAAGCAAGTAAAAAATCAGAATCATCTATTGCTGATCCCGACCTTATTCCAGACCCTCCCAGGTTTCCCACTGCTGCCTTGAAAATCAAACAACATACAGATTACCCGCCCAAATATTACCCGCCACTTCATTTTAGTATTTATAAGCCAAAAGTTACAAAGATGCCTGCAACATCAACACCACTCATATTTCAAAATCGTTGCCAGGAGCATCATCTACCATCTAGTCCACTGGTGTATGGGCCAAGGAATCAAAGTGTTCCTATTTTACAGGATTTCCACAGCCAGTTTCAGCCCAGTTAtataacaaataataactgCGAAAATGGACATGTTAGAGCACTTAGGGAAAGCGGTTTTTGCATATAGATTAGAGGAAATAGCTTAGCTATCGTTACTACTATCAATGTCATTTTACTTTCTATTGCTTCTCGAATTCCTCAACTTGTTTTTTGAGGCAGTTCTATTTTTGTTTGCACTAATGAAAGTTTTGTTTAAAAGTGTTGAAAGCTCCTTATCTTGTTGATTTATTTGGTCTATTATAAATCCTGTGTTTGTAATAACATCTTCAGTATTCTCTGATACATCGTATTCCCCTGAGTAATATTCTTCATCTGACAATGAATCTTCTCCCATGTTTAGAGAGTTATCAACTATCCCAATACCAGAGAACGAGTCTAACTCATTCTTGTACATTCTATTACAAAGTTTCGGGTACTCTAAAGGTTTATAAAGTTCCTCAATCTGATTTAACCAATCTTTTGCTCTTTCTGATTTTAGATTTAAATCCTTAGAGCTTTCGTTACCTGAAATGGCTTTCCCCAGAGTCCTACCATCACTTGGGATCTTGATCCTCTCAGCTGTCCTGTTAATAccaaaaaatgaattctttCTTGAAGGTAAGCCTCTATTAAAAGAATGCCTTCCATTTCTTGCATCAAAACTCATGGAAAGCCTACTTTCTTTCAAGTCAAATTCATTCAAACCTCTCAAATTTAACCTGTTCTTTTTTTCGAATCTactattttcattattaaagtaGCAATCATTCTGAAATAATTCGTTTATCTCAATCTCAACCTGTCTTGAAACTGCCAAATCTACTTGTCTACACTTACTTTTTAAACTATCTCCTTTTAACCTGTCAATTTCGCTCCTCATCAGCTCATTATGTTCTAATGTATTACTGTATAGCTGGTATGTTTCTAGAAgcttttttcttaaattatttacttcATATCTTAACTGTCTTCTTAGCTTTAACTCAGTCTTATGTTCTAATTCTACTTGTCTCAATTTTCTCTCGAGGAATCCAACAGTTTGTGCTTCCCTCTCCTTAGTCTCTAAATGTCTCTTTTCCAAATCATTCAACTTCACCTCTAACCGACTTTTGAGAATAAAGTCCTTCTCATTGATTAGTCCAGAATTATCCTCCATTAATAAGCTTTTGATCAATTCAAACTACCCTACATTAACTTAAACattaagtaatattaaatactaAGTTTAAACCCAAATAATTGCTCTCACTTTATTCCTCGATTTGTAAACaattttaaatcttttttttaaatttttttaatttttaatattttctttttcctcAATTAGATTAAATCTTtgtaatataataaatatgcTTACTTGCGTGGCGCCAAAAGATTCCCATTTGCATgctttttaaaaaaagccctcaaatattcaagaaaaaagaaaatctgAAAGATTCGTCTGACACAGATAAATAtgtttttaaataaaatctgAAACTTCAGATGgtaattaaatcttttgTTTAAATGAGTCACATTAGGCCagtaattaaattaaaaggaATAGAACCAATATGGAAGAATTCAACAGATATTCTCTCATTTGAAGAAACTTCTATCATACAAAAGTCTCTCAAGCATATGtctaatgaaattaaagagcTAAAAGAATGTAAACAAAGTTTATCTTATTTAGAAGTTGttgatatttataaaaGATTTGGTGATCTTATAAACTGTTTTGTTACTCATTTTGACTTTAATAGAGTAAAGATATTTTCTCAAAGGAGAAGCATTGCAAAGTACTCCTACCATATATTGATAtgtattatcaatattattgaagataAGTCATTTCAGCTTGATAAAGAAAGTTTAGTAAAAAGTTGTCAGATATGtttgaattattactttCCATCAAAGGCAATCAAACAAATGGAATCCAACTCAAATAAATCAGAATTCGATCTAAATAGCAGTTCTCAGAGgtttgatttaaatagaAGTCAGGATTTATGTAGTACTCCTCCTAGAAGTTCCGTATCTATGGATATTTCAAACTGTCTTCCCAACCCAAGTccatttaatttatctttaatatcaCCAGGATCTTCAAGTATTTCAATTTACCAACAACCTATTACAAGATATAACTCTTCAGAAAATTGTCTCTCTGAATATACAAATTTACATATCCAACATAATCAAGAAGAACCTTTTAGCTGTGAATCAGAGTTTTTCCCAAATGAATTTCAGTTGCCAATGCCAATTGAGGAAGCAAAAAGAAGACTCAGAGAAAAGCTATTGAGGAAGGAAATATCTGATAtgaagaaacaaaaaaataaggaGCTTGACTACCAATCCGACTATAGCAATTTAAGCTCTCCTTTAAAAAGTAAATCTCTCTTACATTCTTGGGGAAGCGAGCAAAGCGATAAGTCTGAATTACATATTGAAGATCTTGCTGGTGCATCAAGTGAAAATCCATACAAAAGCAATAAAGTTGTCAATATCAAACATAATCTACAAACCCAATCAGACTTTTGGGAATCTACAAAAGTTGCTGCTCAATTAGCTGAAACATTACCCGAACCTCACAGGACTCGTAGAATCAGAAAAGAAATCTATCAACAAAGTATAGAAAGATCTGTTGAACTTTTAAAGAGCTTAGGGATTTGTAGGAACTTCAGACCATCAGTCCTTACAAAGACGATGATACATACTGTAGAATGTATAATAGATTACTGATATTTAGAATGACGGATTCTATTTTCTATATACTAATATCTAAATTCTTAATATAATGCTAAATACTTACTTTCtatattttgttttaaaataatatcgGGAGGAAGTCTTttaattacttttaatatataGTTTGTGATTCCCAGATAAGTAAACCAATGTTTGAATTTCTTAATCtgttcaaatttgaattttaattcatcttCACTGAGTGAGTTTAAAATATCGAATAAATCTTCAATCTGAGAGATATGGATAACTATTCCAAGTCTCTCCATTAAATTCCCATATGGAATCCAATTTACATCGTCccaaatatatattggaATAGTTCCTAATTGAACTGATTCATATAGTCGAAAAGAAGTTCTTCCGAACCCTCTAGGACATAAATGAAAAGTTGAACGTTGAATTACTTGTTTGAACTGATCTCCTTGATAGTGAATAAATTGGTTTGTTACATTTTCTAAAACCTTAAAGGGGGTAATTTTATCCAACATTTCATCAGTCACATTATAATATGAAAAAGtctcaaataattttttcctAACAGGGAAGTGTTTTTTAACAATAGTTGAAGATACCCAAATATCCTTTTTTGCTTTAAGTCCTTCATATTGAAGTTCGCCTTTAATTAATGGTATAGGAACTTGTTTAAATCCAGTGGTTGCTCCTCCAGCATTGAATACTATTAGATTTGACATGGAcataaatttcaatttagACTTTTTAAATCCTTCTGCATCCTATATTGAGTTAGAGTTATAAAAATGattgaatatttggaataataccaaatattttaaagcTTACCTGTAGTACAGTAAAATACATTGTTTCATTTTTAAGTGAATTTAATACATCCTGAGCTTCTTTTTTccattctttctttaaatcAAGCTCAACCTTATTTCTATGAATTGAAGTCCAAAATATTGGGATGTAAACTGGAGGAATAGGTTCAGATTCATTACATACTTTGATTTGTTTTGTTGAATACTGTGTAATCCAATTGCAAAAGACTCCATCTTCTATCCATGGTCCCATATATCCTGAATAGTTTGTATTTAGTCTAGGCCTTAAATTTTTGGTTAGGTTGAAAATTCGGATTTGTTCATCACTTAAACATATTTCTGTGGTATTATCTCTATTTTGTTTTGTTATATTTTGCAAGTTTATTTGATCCAAATTTCCatcaaaattcaaattgCAGTCCAAATAGTCAAACTGAGGATAGTTTTCCAGGAAGAAACTCCTTGGATTATTATTGCTAGGAAATTCTTGGATGTACAggtaaattattattccaCCGGTAATTATTagcatgcatgcaaattctaataaaattagaaaattgCATGacaatttcattttctaatattttttggaagaaaaaaatgattttttttttaagaaaaaaaaaaatttaaatctttttaggaaaaataatatctcTTGCCACTGTCACTTTTATAACCTTTTCAGTATAATTTTATTCCTTTCtgaatcaatatttaactCAAACACTCTTTTCTTGAAGTTTAGAAATATCATCTACACTTTGTTCAATTACtcttatttttcaaaaatattatttctatattcTAGAAATACTTCCAGTTCAATgctttaaaatattttgtttcttttgaaatatttttttttaattaaattaatttttgtattacGTGTCATATTATGATACCTTTTAGTAACGCGTACATGtaatctttaaatattattttttcgAATTAATGTGGACGCCCCCAATTaataaggaaaaaaaaaataaaataaaaaaaattttaaaaaaattttaaataaataaaatttaatattttaaaaattctaCAAATTAATAGTGTTTGTGAAAGAATACTATTGAAATGCAAAGCCAAGAAATGAGACCTTTGGAAACTTCATCAGAAAGATCTGGCGAGGTTGTGGGTAAGTTAAATTCCGTGCATACGTATGTGGggttaaaataatttacaaAAATCTCAGAAAATTCAACTAAAGCAATGGAAGTAAAATTAGAGGAGAACTCTGAGCCAATGACTCCGAACTATGTTGTTTTCTTAAGAGAACTATTTGTGGGAATGATTGGGGTGCATGCActatatatttttgtaaatttCATATTCAGGAACTACCCTGGTTCATTATTATCTCTATTACTGtaagtttaataatattaagacatttaataataaaatatttatacttttttttagtaCAATTTCTGCAATTTATACCCATTTTGACAGAAGAGTTGCGActtattcattaaatacAGGTATAGAACTTCTATTGGGAATTACAATAGGATTGTCAGGTAAGTTATTTGGTTATTTTTAGTTAAAAATagattatttatattaatttatcttAACTTATAGTTTACTCTCCAGTCCAAGGTTTCGAAAAGTATTTTAACGATTCAAACTTAAAGGTGAGTTAGGAAAAAGGATttgagttttttttttaaagaatttctaattaaactattaattttaatctATTTTACAGAGAGTAACTCTTCCTCAACTTGTTTATTGTGCTTTATTTGCATtaatttccattattttgGCACGTTTTGAGTACAAATTCAACCAGAAgagaataattaattcaaaaagaacatgaaattatttaaaacatcttttttaatttgtttatttaattttaataaaaaaaatggaagaaGTCAATTGAATAAGTATTTAGTACGTGGAAGCTTGTTTATGTTACATGACTTGCATGTAAAATTGCATGTAAACACCGGTATATGAGTTTATTTACTAAATATTGACTAGTTATTAAGGatgattaattaattctataatttcttgaataaaacatatatatataattttttttttggaataaaatTAGTTATTAGATTAGAATTGAATCTAAGTATTCGAGTATGAACCTACATAATGATTTAACAAGTGGTAAAGCAGTAAAGTTCCAATTACTTGCCTTTGGATtgtcaatattaatattcatgGGAGGAACTTTTTATatgttaataaattcaagcAGAAACCTTGAGAATGGAAAACAGAGAATTTTTCTCGAGTTAGAAGAGAAAGATATAACAAATCAAAAAAGCTTGGACGAATTAGATAAGCTAAATGACTCGATGCTCAGAATTTCACTTAAGTTGTCAGAAAGCAAAGATATGTTTGATACCATTGGTgcttcaattaataaaattgcCAAATATGTGGAAGCaaatgaaaagaatatgACAgcaaaagaatttattattaaagaagagTCAAAGAATGGCTTTGTTTTGGATTCAGTGTTGTTTCCATGTAAATATAGTTTTGATGGCCcgatatatatattacttACTACTACCCCAAAAAGAATTGATAACTTGGGTAAGTATTTGGACTTATTACATAAACAGACTTATGGGATTAAGGAAGTGATTTTATCCATTCCATACATTTTTGAAAGGACAGGAGAAGAGTATCCACCAATTCCAGGTTATTTGCAAGATAAAAATAGATTTCCTTTACTGAGAATTTTAAGGGGAAAAGACTACGGTCCAGCAACAAAATTTCTATTACCAATAGAGATTGGGAATATTCCAGAAGATTCAGGACTGGTAATATTGGATGATGATACAAGATATTCAAGACATCTAGTTTGCgattatatttatatacaCGAAAAATTTCCAGAAGCAGCTTTAGGTAGAAGAGGACAGGCTTTTCACGATAAATGCGATCCAACATATAGAACAGATAGAACTCACAGAGTAAGTCACGATCAAAAGAGTGCAAATTTTGTTATTAGAAGCGTAGATCTCCTGAGTGGAGTTGGAAcatattttattcaaaaaaagttCATTAGTAAGGATATTTTAACTCTAAAGAATAATTGTCCTACAGAAACTATCAATCATATGTTCTTTACTGATgatattttgatttcaGGTTATCTTGCATACAAGAACATTTCAAGGATTGCATTTTCAGATGAGCTTTCAATAGAAGATTTGAATCGACCATATTTGTTAGGATCTGGTCCTGGAGCTCTTTGGGATATTAATAAGGAAACCTTTCATAATGACAATAGTACAGCAGCATTTGGTTTATATTGGGGATGTAGGAACAAAGATACAATAGTAAGCAAGCATGGAGAGATACTTTGTAGGTGGAGAAACGAAGTTTGATGTATTCCAGATCAAATAAACATCAATTTAAGTCTGAAGAATCGTAATgcctttatttttttttttttaatagctTTAAGGGAatacttttaaattaaaaagtaatttCTTGATTCATTAAAGAACTGATAATTGtgttaatgataaaaaaaatggaagGTCATTCTTGGTCATTTAAAATCTCGATCTCAGCCTCATTCTCAGATAAGTTGGAATCTTCAACTatatcatcttcttcatcgAAATCAATACTATCTTCCTcgtcatcatcatcatcttccaAGTACATAACTTTTGATGTTGAAGCTCTAGAAGgtctttttctttttgacctattatttttggattttGAAGGATCAACAATGCTATTTTCTATTGAGGTACTTATTGAATGATTTTCAGAATCTTTGGTTGACTTTTTGCTGGATATCTGAtttttattggaaatttTCTTCTCAGATCTGCCTGAAATAATATCCAagaaattcattatatCATTATCAAGTAGCTCCTTATTCAACATTACCGAAAGCCTAATACCTCCAGAAGAGTTGTCTTCATCGATTCCACAAAGAGACTTAGCCTGTTCCAGAATCCTTTGAATCTCGGGAGCAGAAAGTGAATTAATCACGGTTTTTCCTCCTCCTGGAGCGTTTTGAGTCATGAGGAAGtccaaaaataatttaataattcccTTAGTTTTAATACCTTTCTCAATGAGTTCATCCCTGGAAATGATGTCTCTAAATA
It includes:
- a CDS encoding exostosin-like protein — encoded protein: MSMSNLIVFNAGGATTGFKQVPIPLIKGELQYEGLKAKKDIWVSSTIVKKHFPVRKKLFETFSYYNVTDEMLDKITPFKVLENVTNQFIHYQGDQFKQVIQRSTFHLCPRGFGRTSFRLYESVQLGTIPIYIWDDVNWIPYGNLMERLGIVIHISQIEDLFDILNSLSEDELKFKFEQIKKFKHWFTYLGITNYILKVIKRLPPDIILKQNIESKYLALY